A stretch of the Lactuca sativa cultivar Salinas chromosome 9, Lsat_Salinas_v11, whole genome shotgun sequence genome encodes the following:
- the LOC111881138 gene encoding uncharacterized protein LOC111881138: MKLNLGVFFWAFAPSIKGFHYCRPVISIDGTHLYGKYKGKMLIAMGVDDREGICLISDRHGGILKAVNEHGSPWLEPRGFHRYCLRHFISNFYDKFRNSELKALAYRAGSQNQIRKFNSIMEEIGKLNPRAREWLESHPLNRWTLAHDGGRRYGLLTTNLSEIFNSVLKGARFLPITACVQLTFYRMVHYFDVRHPLGSSSQANGDTHTPHVVVKQVALMAKASARSLRSFNREKCIFELITQKGRNVQVVNLEQKTCTCGKWEVFKYPCSHVLSACAKLSLNSWQYVDKCYSIEYYCATWASEFSPLPHEVYWPQSPFNELLPNLELLRNKKGRPRSTRLKNGMDIKEGRNVNLCGICRQPGHNRKRCPSMPR, encoded by the exons ATGAAGTTGAATTTAGGCGTGTTTTTTTGGGCTTTTGCTCCCTCTATCAAAGGGTTTCACTATTGTCGACCGGTGATTAGCATTGATGGTACACACTTGTATGGAAAATACAAGGGTAAGATGTTGATTGCAATGGGAGTTGATG ACCGTGAAGGCATATGTCTAATATCTGATCGTCATGGTGGAATTCTTAAGGCTGTCAATGAGCATGGATCTCCATGGTTAGAGCCACGTGGTTTTCATAG GTATTGTTTACGACATTTCATCAGCAACTTTTATGACAAGTTTCGTAATTCAGAATTGAAAGCTTTAGCTTATCGTGCCGGGAGTCAGAATCAAATTCGAAAGTTCAACTCCATCATGGAAGAAATTGGGAAGTTAAATCCACGTGCTCGAGAATGGTTGGAGAGTCATCCACTTAATAGATGGACACTTGCACATGATGGTGGAAGGAGATATGGGTTGCTCACAACAAATTTGTCAGAGATTTTCAACAGTGTACTTAAAGGTGCTCGTTTTTTACCAATCACAGCTTGTGTGCAACTAACATTCTATAGAATGGTGCATTATTTTGATGTGAGACATCCTTTAGGATCTAGTTCTCAAGCTAATGGAGATACACATACTCCACATGTTGTTGTAAAACAAGTAGCTTTGATGGCAAAAGCAAGTGCACGTTCCTTAAGATCTTTTAACCGAGAAAAATGTATATTTGAGTTGATAACTCAAAAAGGTCGAAATGTGCAAGTAGTTAATTTGGAACAAAAAACTTGCACATGTGGTAAATGGGAGGTATTTAAATATCCTTGTTCTCATGTCTTGAGTGCATGTGCCAAACTCTCTTTGAATAGTTGGCAATATGTTGATAAATGTTACTCGATTGAATACTATTGTGCTACTTGGGCATCTGAGTTCTCCCCGCTTCCTCATGAAGTGTATTGGCCACAATCACCATTTAATGAATTACTTCCAAATTTAGAACTATTACGAAATAAAAAAGGCCGTCCTCGTTCAACAAGACTAAAAAATGGTATGGATATTAAAGAAGGAAGAAATGTCAATCTTTGTGGAATTTGTAGGCAACCGGGACATAATCGAAAACGATGTCCGTCTATGCCAAg GTAA